Proteins from a single region of Terriglobus sp. TAA 43:
- a CDS encoding VirB4 family type IV secretion system protein, producing MTRANTEQIRSVPWFAKAGAACSIVPIARFVNDHIFALKSGGYGCLFSLSGLDEEGLTDQELDSHLRMIEGALRGLPDGACLYQYTRVRSGFALPRQKTYGNPVTQAFVDDRLHFLETSASFRRIDLHWCLTLEPPTAGSFKHKPPEHAEVTSRMLVELEKSASLLVGNLTSLIGLCGLDKQQAFQFFSYLFNLEDWAEPSQLTSGLGVDRNIVQSAVSWENDHLRVGKRFVQMYSLKTTPEASRPCLFSSLLGLDCDSILCSTWRPKSSATARHEIDQQEKFISFFKVGVLSRVMAGRDTASLDTGAGAKAANVAVDDLGEVIRSLDKKAQGEYSVRLLVATRSLSQLHAISPSVHRVFVEARAQIMEETLGNLSAFYAMFPGNGKFNVFPLWLGEDHHARLSSIFAPSLGHAHSEDLDAEYLNVFETRTGTPFFQDAYVDGVRVQLILGPTGSGKSVTGNLTIAHEQKYGGFTYIFDIGGSYESVVELYGGRVDRIAKDGPRVNPFTLEPTESNIQFLYSFIKLLLSNGGAALEPEDDDVIHKAVRDMYLLDPSNRRLSNLYLPKKLDRYLSKWVGRGVYSAIFDNVEDSLWLSRIQCFDFQGVNNAQYADLIEPLMVWLLRCINDVLFNPDNLGVPKHILIEEIFSSMKNRQLLEAALASIKTVRKNLGGVTMIGQSVEDLGANADSIVNSCTSFLFLRDATFNRKRYAELFKMNEQQLSLFESLQDREALYIRRDGLTKVIRLNLDSRSYAAFSTKPKDRVRRSNLIAKYGLTEGIARFAVGETVSPFEKGLEA from the coding sequence ATGACCCGCGCAAACACTGAGCAGATCCGATCGGTTCCATGGTTCGCGAAAGCGGGCGCGGCGTGCAGCATCGTTCCGATTGCACGCTTCGTGAACGACCACATCTTCGCATTGAAGAGTGGTGGCTACGGATGTCTCTTCTCCCTGTCCGGACTGGACGAAGAAGGACTGACAGATCAAGAGCTGGATTCTCATCTCCGCATGATCGAGGGCGCGTTACGTGGCCTACCGGATGGCGCCTGCCTCTACCAATACACGCGTGTGCGTTCTGGGTTCGCTCTCCCGCGACAGAAAACCTATGGCAATCCCGTCACACAGGCCTTCGTAGATGACCGTCTCCATTTCCTCGAGACGTCAGCAAGCTTCCGTCGTATCGACCTGCACTGGTGCCTGACATTGGAGCCACCTACGGCGGGATCTTTCAAGCACAAGCCACCGGAACATGCCGAAGTCACTTCTCGCATGCTGGTTGAGCTCGAAAAATCCGCGAGCCTCCTTGTTGGCAATCTCACCAGCCTGATTGGACTGTGTGGGCTCGACAAACAACAGGCGTTCCAGTTTTTCAGCTATCTCTTCAACCTTGAAGATTGGGCTGAACCATCACAACTCACATCCGGTCTCGGAGTTGATCGGAACATCGTACAGAGTGCCGTTTCCTGGGAGAACGATCACCTGCGCGTTGGGAAGCGCTTCGTGCAGATGTATTCGCTGAAAACCACACCCGAAGCCTCACGACCCTGCCTGTTCTCGAGCCTGCTAGGACTCGACTGTGACAGCATCCTTTGTTCGACCTGGCGGCCGAAGTCTTCGGCGACTGCCCGCCATGAGATTGACCAACAGGAGAAGTTCATCAGCTTCTTCAAAGTGGGCGTGTTGTCTCGCGTGATGGCCGGCAGAGACACAGCCTCGCTTGACACAGGAGCCGGGGCGAAGGCCGCGAACGTCGCCGTCGATGATCTGGGTGAAGTGATTCGTTCTTTGGATAAGAAAGCCCAGGGAGAATATTCTGTGAGGCTGCTTGTCGCTACGCGCAGCCTTAGCCAGTTGCACGCTATCTCTCCATCGGTGCATCGTGTCTTCGTCGAAGCCCGCGCGCAAATCATGGAAGAGACCTTAGGGAATCTCTCCGCGTTCTACGCGATGTTTCCGGGCAATGGGAAATTCAATGTCTTCCCTCTGTGGCTTGGTGAAGACCATCACGCACGATTGTCCTCCATTTTCGCACCGAGCCTGGGGCATGCGCATTCCGAGGATCTCGATGCCGAGTATCTGAACGTCTTCGAAACACGGACAGGGACGCCGTTCTTTCAGGACGCGTATGTAGATGGCGTTCGCGTGCAACTCATACTCGGGCCCACTGGCAGCGGCAAGTCAGTGACGGGCAATCTCACGATCGCGCACGAACAGAAGTACGGTGGCTTCACCTACATCTTCGACATCGGCGGCAGCTATGAGAGTGTGGTCGAACTCTACGGCGGTCGTGTCGACCGAATCGCCAAAGATGGTCCTCGTGTGAACCCATTCACACTCGAGCCAACCGAGAGCAACATCCAGTTCCTTTACAGCTTCATCAAGTTACTCCTCAGCAACGGTGGCGCCGCGTTAGAGCCAGAAGACGATGACGTGATCCACAAAGCCGTGCGGGACATGTATCTCCTGGATCCATCGAACCGCCGTCTGTCGAATCTCTATCTGCCCAAGAAACTAGACCGCTACCTGTCCAAGTGGGTGGGCCGTGGTGTCTACAGCGCGATCTTCGACAACGTGGAGGACAGTCTCTGGTTATCTCGTATCCAATGCTTCGACTTCCAGGGTGTGAACAATGCGCAATATGCCGACCTGATCGAGCCGCTGATGGTCTGGTTACTGCGATGCATCAACGATGTTCTCTTCAACCCTGATAATCTCGGTGTCCCGAAACACATCCTCATTGAAGAGATCTTCTCTTCGATGAAGAACCGCCAACTTCTCGAAGCAGCGCTGGCTTCGATTAAGACCGTTCGTAAGAATCTGGGTGGCGTCACGATGATCGGCCAATCGGTAGAAGATCTGGGCGCGAATGCCGACAGCATCGTCAACTCGTGCACGTCTTTCCTATTTCTTCGGGATGCCACGTTCAATCGCAAGCGATACGCCGAGCTCTTCAAAATGAACGAGCAACAGCTGTCGCTATTTGAGAGCCTGCAGGATCGTGAGGCGCTTTATATACGCCGCGACGGACTCACGAAAGTGATTCGCTTGAACCTTGACAGTCGGAGTTATGCGGCGTTCTCCACCAAACCGAAAGACCGAGTGCGAAGATCAAACCTCATCGCAAAATACGGACTCACCGAGGGCATCGCCCGCTTTGCTGTGGGTGAAACAGTGTCGCCATTTGAGAAAGGACTGGAAGCATGA
- a CDS encoding VirB3 family type IV secretion system protein produces MSRRGEPQAINQALNRPRAKLGLDLTAWMAIVFVCITVFLVGLRLLAMMAFPTLAIAAWLIIRKHPKMFQLWGLSLNQKSYYDPRKH; encoded by the coding sequence ATGTCCCGTCGAGGAGAGCCGCAAGCAATCAATCAGGCATTGAACCGTCCGCGAGCCAAACTCGGTCTGGACCTCACGGCATGGATGGCGATCGTATTCGTCTGCATTACGGTTTTCCTCGTTGGGCTTCGTCTGCTGGCCATGATGGCATTTCCCACGTTGGCAATCGCTGCATGGCTCATCATCCGCAAACACCCGAAGATGTTTCAGCTTTGGGGACTCAGCCTCAACCAAAAGAGCTACTATGACCCGCGCAAACACTGA
- a CDS encoding LysR family transcriptional regulator, whose amino-acid sequence MYDWAEFRHFRYLLAILEKQGFRAAAEDLRTAQPNLSVQARQFQENASIRLYRKTKSGRIRITETGMAFMTLARFLLETRQEVIDTLMALERGELGSLHLGYTSLADPILFRDLCALQKEIAPACQIRLSHGDTVQLGKEVLERSLDAALVTLPIEHPDLRVELLRSDRLVCCLRRDDPLAIKLAIKPHDLQERLSVLFHPDRHPEAHERLLELFTDAGIQIREYSCATHPSELQSLVREGYGIALLREGTTLDDVLTTRPVAGVSWTVDMAIIYRRDTHSKSLPLLVKRLKRNLGLSRVQGSPSRVSNGHATSTAMRRLPQPEKTVSTQLNLLDAMEGKRGKCA is encoded by the coding sequence ATGTACGATTGGGCCGAATTCAGGCACTTCCGATACCTTCTCGCAATCCTCGAGAAGCAGGGGTTTCGGGCTGCGGCGGAAGATCTTCGCACGGCACAACCAAACCTCAGTGTGCAGGCGCGACAGTTTCAAGAGAATGCATCGATTCGCCTCTATCGAAAGACGAAGAGCGGCCGCATCCGCATTACAGAAACCGGTATGGCGTTCATGACCCTCGCTCGCTTTCTCCTTGAGACGAGGCAAGAGGTGATTGATACTCTGATGGCGCTCGAACGCGGTGAACTCGGTTCCTTGCATCTGGGATACACCTCGCTTGCCGATCCGATCTTGTTTCGTGACTTGTGTGCTCTGCAGAAAGAGATTGCTCCCGCTTGTCAGATCCGTCTCAGTCACGGCGATACCGTGCAACTCGGCAAGGAAGTGCTGGAGAGAAGTCTGGACGCCGCACTGGTTACGCTGCCCATTGAGCATCCTGACCTCCGAGTTGAGCTATTGCGAAGTGACCGGTTGGTGTGTTGTCTTCGACGCGACGATCCATTGGCAATAAAGCTGGCGATTAAACCGCACGATCTTCAGGAACGGCTGTCGGTCCTGTTCCATCCCGATCGACATCCGGAGGCGCATGAACGTTTGCTGGAACTCTTCACGGATGCCGGTATCCAGATCAGAGAGTACTCGTGTGCTACGCATCCATCCGAGTTGCAGTCTCTTGTACGAGAGGGATATGGCATCGCCCTACTGCGAGAAGGAACAACTCTCGACGATGTGCTCACCACGCGTCCGGTTGCGGGAGTCTCGTGGACGGTTGACATGGCCATTATCTATCGCCGCGATACGCATTCCAAGTCGTTGCCGTTACTCGTCAAGAGATTGAAGAGAAACCTGGGCCTATCGAGAGTGCAAGGCTCTCCGAGTCGGGTCTCAAATGGTCATGCAACATCGACCGCAATGCGGCGGCTTCCGCAACCGGAAAAGACTGTTTCCACACAGCTGAATCTCCTCGATGCAATGGAAGGGAAGCGCGGCAAATGCGCATGA
- a CDS encoding (2Fe-2S)-binding protein: MSDHSDEQKPLTAIERLSRRAFLTRAGAAGVATATAGVAAPLAAAAVVDSVSQAAQALHENSIPGTVPITLRVNGQMHKVEIDPRATVLDTLRETLHLTGTKKGCDHGQCGACTIHVNGQRANSCLLFAAMQQNKEITTIEGLGSPDKLHPLQAAFVEHDGYQCGYCTSGQIMSAAAMLRESWGPADSDVKEALSGNICRCGAYPNIVAAVQACRRNATA; this comes from the coding sequence ATGTCGGACCACTCGGACGAACAAAAGCCGTTAACCGCTATCGAACGCCTAAGCCGTCGTGCGTTCCTCACGCGAGCAGGCGCTGCCGGAGTGGCGACAGCCACAGCCGGTGTTGCGGCACCTCTCGCCGCCGCAGCCGTCGTCGATTCTGTCTCACAGGCAGCGCAAGCGCTCCATGAGAACTCGATTCCCGGAACGGTTCCGATCACGCTTCGAGTGAATGGCCAGATGCACAAGGTGGAGATCGATCCGCGTGCGACGGTGCTCGACACACTACGGGAAACGCTCCATCTGACCGGCACGAAAAAAGGCTGCGACCATGGCCAATGCGGCGCCTGCACGATTCATGTCAACGGCCAGCGTGCCAATAGCTGTCTTCTGTTTGCAGCCATGCAGCAAAACAAAGAGATCACAACGATCGAAGGACTCGGTTCACCAGACAAACTGCATCCATTGCAAGCAGCTTTTGTTGAACACGATGGATATCAGTGTGGGTATTGCACCAGCGGACAAATTATGAGCGCAGCTGCGATGTTGCGTGAATCATGGGGACCTGCCGACAGTGATGTCAAAGAAGCGCTCTCTGGCAATATCTGTCGTTGCGGAGCGTATCCAAACATCGTGGCTGCCGTACAGGCTTGCCGTCGTAATGCTACTGCCTAA